One part of the Lepeophtheirus salmonis chromosome 14, UVic_Lsal_1.4, whole genome shotgun sequence genome encodes these proteins:
- the LOC121129666 gene encoding uncharacterized protein, producing MSDFSNEIYDAEILKDGHMGTWTMLLGVLVTLMPKLIPRLMPSLIDNSELREGYVNEKYLKETEYLFIEKFSDNLKILEKLVRAWRDDQLEPAQFGMEGFISREDLITGEPAGFQRDLLQGINFLKIRLNKLEERQSGSDGDQITQIADVVWNLYTTIAQYLF from the exons aTGTCTGATTTTTCAAATGAGATATATGACGCTGAAATCCTCAAAGATGGACATATGGGTACATGGACCATGCTCCTTGGCGTGTTAGTAACCCTCATGCCTAAG ttgatCCCACGTCTTATGCCCTCTCTTATTGATAATTCTGAGCTTCGTGAAGGCTATGTCAATGAAAAGTACTTGAAGGAAAcagagtatttatttattgagaagTTTAGTGATAATTtgaag ATATTAGAGAAACTGGTTCGTGCATGGAGAGATGATCAACTTGAGCCTGCTCAGTTTGGTATGGAAGGCTTTATTTCTCGTGAAGATTTAATTACTGGAGAGCCTGCAGGGTTTCAAAGAGATCTTCTACAAGGCATTAACTTCTTAAAGATCCGCTTGAACAAATTAGAAGAGCGACAGAGTGGCAGTGATGGAGATCAAATAACTCAG ATTGCTGATGTGGTTTGGAATCTCTATACAACGATTGCACAGtacttattttaa